A window of Pseudomonas alcaliphila JAB1 genomic DNA:
CATCTGGTCATCTTCACCTGCTCCACAACTACGCTTGTAGTTGCCTTCCAGAGTATCGAGGAACATACCGTCGTCCTTGAGCTTGGTGCAGAGGAAAGCACCCAATTGCAGTTCGGAGCGGATCGCCTGGTCGCGTTGCTCGTCACGTGCCTGGGTGTTGGCACGCAGATCGCCACGCAGCTTTTCCAGTTGCTGCTTGAGCGCGTCATCCTGCACGCCGCTGGCGATGCTGGCGATTTCCGCGACTGGATCCTTGTTGTCCTTGCTGCCTGTGGCCTTGCTCGCTGCCGGAGTACCGAGTTTCTTCCAGTCCTGCTCGACCTGCTTGATGCGCTCGCGCGAGGTCAGCACCGGAGCCACCAGGGCCAGGCGCACACCGCCGGTCTTGAGCTTGTTCTGCTCGCCAGCGCTGGCGTAGTAAGGCTGTTCCTGACGCAATGCGGTGCGCAGCTCAGCCTGCGGCGTCAGGTAGTTACCGCCACGCACGATATAGCCGCCAGCCTGGCCATGCTGGCGATCGAGCTTGTTCAGGCGGAAGGGTTCGAAGAGCATCTCATCGACGTTGCCCAGAACGTCATGCAGGCCCAGCGGATTTGGCTTGAGCAAACCGGTCAGTTGCAGCTTGCCATTGGCCGACTGCGCACCAGCGAACCACGCATAAGCACCGAGCCCACCATCCGGCGTGGGGAAACGAATATCGCGAAACTCGGACTGGGAAACGGCCATGCCGCCACGTGCGGCAAACTCCCACTCGGCCTCGGTCGGCAGGCGCAGGAAGCCCGCTGCGCCATCCTCCTTGGGCAGCTTGGCAGCGGCATTCTTACGTAACCACAGGCTGTATTTGTCGGCAAAGGCAGTGGCGTCGAACCAGCTGACGCCGACCTGCGGCAGGCGCAGCTTGGTCGAAGGCGTCGGGCAGGTATCGTTCATCACGGCCTGGTATTGCAGCTCGCTCAACTCGTACTTGGCCAGCAGGTAATAGCGCCCCGGTTCCGGTTTCTGCACCGTGAAACTACCGGCGATATAGCTGGGGCGGGCCTGCTCGATGTAGCCCCACTCGTCGCTGTCCTGACCGAGGGTCACGCCATAGTCACCCATCGGGCTGGCGACTGGAACCTGTACCTTGCGCAGCACCAACGAACCCTCGCACGGCATCGGCAGGATCACGTCATCGGCCAGCGGTTTGGGGTTGTAGTACTTCTCCTCCCAAGCGGCCTGGGCCGGCAGACTGCCCAGCGCCAGCAACGTCGCCGCTGCCAGCAAGGCCTGCTCAGAGGTCACGCAGGCTTTCAGCCGGTTGAATATGGATCGCACGAAACCCTCCTACAGCCGCCACGACGATGGCGATCAGCAATGCACTGGCGAAGGCCAGCAAAATATGAATGTTTTCCAACTTGCAGACGAAGCCGTCGTCGGCCAGGTTGGCGCCCAGCGCCGTATTGAATACATGGCTGCCGACCAGGTAGGCAGCGTAGCCCAAAGCAAAAGCCAAACAGGTGAGCAGCGCCGCCTGAACCATCACGTAGGCGCCAGCAGCCGAACGCTGAAAACCAAGCAGACGCAACAGCGCCAGATCCTTGCGCTTGCGGTCGATATTGGCGAGAAAGGCCCCGGCCAGCGAGGCCACGCAACCGATCACCGCGGTCCAGGCGATCACCGCGAAAATCAGGCCGAGCACATGGCTGATGGCCTTGACCGACTCGATCTCACGCGCCCGCGTGCTGCTCTCTATGCGCTCGCCATCAAGCCAACTGGCAATGCTGGCCACATCATCCAGGCCCCGGGCGTAGATGCGCGCACGGGCATAGCGCTCGCGCACCGGCGCCACCTCGCCGGTGAGGAAGCCGAACATCGGCACGGCATAACCATCGCGAAAATTTTCCATCGCCACCAGCAGATCAAGGTGCACCAGCACCGCCGGCCGGGTAAAGGCGCTGTTCTCCAGCACCCCACCCACGGTCACCGTCAGTTCGCCACGCTCGTTGCTGCCATCGAGCTTGCGCAGCACCAGCAGACGCAACGTATCGCCGACCTGCACGCCGAGTCGGCTCGCCGCACTGGCGCTGAGCAGTACCTGCTCCAACGTCGCGGGCGACGGCAAGGCGGCGATCAGCGGATCGCCACTGGCTGTCGGGATGACTTCGGCATTAGCAACAAAATGCTGACTGTCGCGCTGCAGGTCGGCCTGGGTGTTCAGCGAACGTGTCAGCGGGATGACGAAGCCTACGCCGGGCTGGGCACGCAAACGCTCGAACCAGCCGCCGGCCAAGTCATAGTTGCCGAGCATGCGCACTTCGAGGTTGCGCGGGTCGCTGAGCAGCTCATCATTGAGCTGCGAGACCACGCCATGCTTGAGGCCAAACAACAGCAGCAGGGGCGCGATCACCGCTACCAGCGAGGCGACGATGCACAGCGACACCTTGCGGTCGTGCCACAGGTCACGCGCTGCCAATTCGATCAGCAAACGCAGACGGGGGCGAGTCTCAGGCCGCGTCATGGAACACCGTGCCGTCGGCGCTGGCATCGACGGCGCTACCCTGCAGCGTGCCGACGATGTTGCGGATCGCACAATCGCGCACCAGATCCCAGTCGTGGGTAACCAACAACGCGGCGATCTGGAAACGCTGGACGATTTCGATGATCAGCTCGAACAAGCGTTGCGCCTGCAGAGGATCGAGCGCTGCGGTCGGCTCGTCGGCCAACAGCAGGTCGGGCTCATGGGCAATCGCGCGGACGAAAGACACACGCTGGCGCTCGCCGATAGACAGCTGCGCTGGCAACTTGCCCAGCAAGGGTTGCAGGCACAGACGAGAGATGGCCTCGTCGACCAACTCGCTCTTGCCAGGTAGACCAAGCATGCGCCGGGGCAACTCGATATTCTGCCGCACACTGAGAAACGGCAGCAGACCGCCGCTCTGCAACACGAAGCCCAAACGCTGAGCGCGAATATCAGCCAATTGCGCCTGGCGGTCATCGCGCAGCAGCGCGGCAACATCCAGCCCATCGGCATCTCCCAGACGGAACTGGCCGAGCCCATCGGGACGCAGGATCAGACCAATCATTTCCAGCAGCGTGCTCTTGCCACAACCGCTGGCGCCGGTGATTGCCGCCACCTCGCCACGGCCAAGAATCAGGCGCGGCAAGACGATCTGGTAGTCGCTACCCCGGCGAATGCGCATGTCCTCGATATGCAACATGACCCAAGTCCTAAGGCAAAGCCTCCAGCGGCACAGGGTAAACGTGCTCGCGTGGGTCACTGCCCGGCGCCAGGGATACCCAGCGGTCGGCATCGGCGTTGTAGCGTTGGTAGTACTTGAGCTTGGTGTTCAGGCGCCGAATGAATTTCTCCTGCTCAAGCCCTTCCATGCCTTTCCAGGTTTCCTCGTCGAGGCTGAGCACCTCGCTGAGATAAGGCAGGCCATCAAGGTATTCAGCCATCAGGCCCATGTCGGCGACCTTGACGGTCTTGTCCTTGAGCTGGTTGGGATCCTTGCCCATGGTCGCGGCCACCGAACGCAGGCGCTCGAACATGTCGCTGGGCGAGATCAGGCCTTCGTTAGCAGCATCGGCGATCTGCTTGACCACATCGCTAAGGTCGCTGAGCTGACTCTTGGTCATCAGCACACGCACGTCGGTAGTGGGTACATCCTGACGCACGAAGTCACGGTCACTGATCCACGCCTGAAACACCGGCGGCGCACTGGCACCGGTCTTTTCGCCGAGGTAGGCCAGGCGCATGGCGTGTCCGAGCAGCTCGGCATCCTCGGCCAGGGCGGTATCGCCACCTTTGCCGGATTTCGCCTTGGCGTACTCCGCATCGGCACCCAGCGCGCTACCGGCCGCCATGTCGCCGCGATAGGCCGCCTTGACCTGTGCAGTGATGGCATCGCCAAGGCTGTCGACCATCTTGCCGAAGCTCTCGACGTTGCCGGCATCCACCGGGTAGTACAGCGGCTTATTGAGGAAAGCGTTGGTCGACAAATCCGTGTACTGCGCCTCGGCCGAGGCATGGTTCTTCGAACCGCTCGGGGTCTTCAGGTGCAGGCTGTAGATCGCCACGCCACGGTACTTGGCCTCCAGGCGCACCTGCTCGGCGTTCAGGCCAGTGGACGACAGCTTGCTGTCACCATCGACTGCGCCC
This region includes:
- a CDS encoding SUMF1/EgtB/PvdO family nonheme iron enzyme, which gives rise to MALGSLPAQAAWEEKYYNPKPLADDVILPMPCEGSLVLRKVQVPVASPMGDYGVTLGQDSDEWGYIEQARPSYIAGSFTVQKPEPGRYYLLAKYELSELQYQAVMNDTCPTPSTKLRLPQVGVSWFDATAFADKYSLWLRKNAAAKLPKEDGAAGFLRLPTEAEWEFAARGGMAVSQSEFRDIRFPTPDGGLGAYAWFAGAQSANGKLQLTGLLKPNPLGLHDVLGNVDEMLFEPFRLNKLDRQHGQAGGYIVRGGNYLTPQAELRTALRQEQPYYASAGEQNKLKTGGVRLALVAPVLTSRERIKQVEQDWKKLGTPAASKATGSKDNKDPVAEIASIASGVQDDALKQQLEKLRGDLRANTQARDEQRDQAIRSELQLGAFLCTKLKDDGMFLDTLEGNYKRSCGAGEDDQMSRCDARKEQLEGHRKVLDFMLNYYADTVVSGALNYTSATVEPQVSVVAQQMAARSKSNLRSYLDTHWKNLNSYMKSGKVARSQWLESCKSI
- a CDS encoding ABC transporter ATP-binding protein, with the translated sequence MLHIEDMRIRRGSDYQIVLPRLILGRGEVAAITGASGCGKSTLLEMIGLILRPDGLGQFRLGDADGLDVAALLRDDRQAQLADIRAQRLGFVLQSGGLLPFLSVRQNIELPRRMLGLPGKSELVDEAISRLCLQPLLGKLPAQLSIGERQRVSFVRAIAHEPDLLLADEPTAALDPLQAQRLFELIIEIVQRFQIAALLVTHDWDLVRDCAIRNIVGTLQGSAVDASADGTVFHDAA
- a CDS encoding FtsX-like permease family protein produces the protein MTRPETRPRLRLLIELAARDLWHDRKVSLCIVASLVAVIAPLLLLFGLKHGVVSQLNDELLSDPRNLEVRMLGNYDLAGGWFERLRAQPGVGFVIPLTRSLNTQADLQRDSQHFVANAEVIPTASGDPLIAALPSPATLEQVLLSASAASRLGVQVGDTLRLLVLRKLDGSNERGELTVTVGGVLENSAFTRPAVLVHLDLLVAMENFRDGYAVPMFGFLTGEVAPVRERYARARIYARGLDDVASIASWLDGERIESSTRAREIESVKAISHVLGLIFAVIAWTAVIGCVASLAGAFLANIDRKRKDLALLRLLGFQRSAAGAYVMVQAALLTCLAFALGYAAYLVGSHVFNTALGANLADDGFVCKLENIHILLAFASALLIAIVVAAVGGFRAIHIQPAESLRDL